A single window of Xylocopilactobacillus apicola DNA harbors:
- the uvrC gene encoding excinuclease ABC subunit UvrC has translation MKEIIKNKLELLPDLPGSYQMYDKDHHIIYVGKAKNLKNRVRSYFTGAHNVKTQNLVADIADFEYIVTSSNKEALLLEINLIKKHRPKYNILLKDGKTYPYIEITKEQYPRLLITRQVNKKTGIYFGPYPDVYAANETKKLLDKLYPLRKCRVLPNKVCLYYHLGQCLAPCVFNIDPKVYQDMVSEIKSFLNGGYHEIQDRIRKEMEAAAEKLEFERAQELRDQLRAINSVMEKQKITSVEDDQDRDVFGYVVDKGWISVSVLYIRTGKIIKRDVSIFPSYNDPEDDFLTFFAQFYDGKEHLFPKEILLPKDINSEDAQMVLHKDVKITNPQRGKKRGLVVMAEKNASVELFEKFKLREKKEQKSIGAIEELGEALEIPTPHRIEIFDNSNIQGADPVSAMVVYQEGLPAKKEYRKYKIKTVIGPDDYSSMREVIYRRYSRVIKDNLQFPDLIIVDGGKGQINAAKEVLDNQLGLDIPIAGLAKDDKHNTSELIFRVGDIDEVIHLDRRSEAFFLLQRMQDEVHRFVITFFKKTHQRNSLTSILENVPGLGPKRRKLLLTKYKSITAIANASVEELHQLKIPTQVAEDLLKYLEKY, from the coding sequence ATGAAAGAAATAATCAAAAACAAACTGGAATTGCTGCCGGATCTTCCAGGCAGTTATCAAATGTATGACAAAGATCACCACATTATTTACGTGGGCAAAGCCAAGAATTTAAAGAATCGGGTGCGGTCTTATTTTACTGGCGCTCACAACGTGAAAACACAAAATCTGGTGGCTGATATTGCTGATTTCGAGTACATTGTCACTTCTTCAAATAAAGAGGCGCTGCTTTTAGAAATAAATTTAATTAAGAAGCATCGCCCGAAATACAATATTCTGTTAAAAGATGGCAAAACTTATCCTTACATTGAAATTACGAAAGAGCAATATCCCCGGCTTTTGATTACGCGTCAGGTTAACAAGAAAACGGGCATTTATTTCGGTCCTTACCCCGATGTTTATGCCGCCAATGAAACTAAGAAATTGCTTGATAAATTATATCCGTTACGTAAGTGTCGGGTTTTACCGAACAAAGTTTGCCTTTATTATCATTTAGGGCAATGTTTAGCACCGTGCGTTTTTAACATTGACCCTAAAGTCTATCAGGATATGGTCAGCGAGATCAAAAGTTTCCTAAATGGTGGCTATCACGAGATTCAGGATCGAATTCGAAAAGAAATGGAAGCGGCTGCTGAGAAATTAGAGTTCGAACGAGCACAAGAACTGCGTGATCAACTGCGCGCGATTAACTCGGTGATGGAGAAGCAGAAAATCACGAGTGTTGAAGACGATCAAGACCGCGATGTCTTTGGATACGTGGTAGATAAAGGCTGGATCAGCGTTTCGGTTCTTTATATCAGAACGGGGAAAATTATTAAGCGTGATGTGTCGATTTTTCCTTCGTATAACGACCCAGAAGATGATTTTCTGACTTTTTTTGCTCAATTCTATGACGGAAAGGAACATTTATTTCCAAAAGAAATTCTTTTGCCAAAAGACATTAATTCTGAAGATGCTCAAATGGTGCTTCATAAAGATGTCAAGATTACTAATCCGCAACGTGGTAAGAAGCGAGGTCTTGTAGTCATGGCTGAAAAGAATGCGAGTGTGGAACTTTTCGAGAAATTTAAGCTTAGAGAGAAAAAAGAGCAAAAATCCATTGGAGCGATTGAAGAGTTGGGGGAAGCATTAGAAATCCCAACACCTCATCGCATTGAAATTTTTGATAATTCCAATATTCAAGGGGCAGACCCAGTTTCTGCAATGGTGGTCTATCAAGAGGGACTTCCTGCGAAGAAGGAATATCGTAAGTACAAAATAAAAACGGTGATTGGCCCGGATGATTATTCTTCAATGCGTGAAGTTATTTATCGGCGCTATAGCCGAGTGATTAAAGATAATCTGCAGTTTCCAGATTTAATTATTGTCGACGGTGGCAAAGGGCAAATTAATGCCGCAAAGGAAGTTCTAGATAATCAATTGGGACTTGATATTCCAATTGCTGGTCTTGCTAAAGACGATAAACACAACACCAGTGAATTAATTTTTCGGGTTGGCGATATTGATGAAGTTATTCATCTGGATCGGCGTAGCGAGGCATTTTTTCTATTGCAGAGAATGCAAGATGAAGTGCACCGTTTTGTTATCACATTTTTCAAGAAAACCCATCAGCGAAATTCTCTAACTTCGATTTTAGAAAATGTCCCTGGTCTTGGACCAAAAAGGCGGAAATTGCTTCTAACTAAATATAAATCGATAACCGCAATTGCAAATGCGAGCGTCGAAGAATTGCACCAATTAAAGATTCCAACGCAAGTAGCTGAAGATCTCCTAAAGTATCTCGAAAAATATTAG
- a CDS encoding NAD(P)/FAD-dependent oxidoreductase: protein MMQKVDTLIIGSGPGALAAAYKLATEQSVLVCEDDLWGGTCPNRGCDPKKMLYAGAEIYAQAQRFQNSGLKGNLEVDWPALMAFKETYTKNVPSQTKSGLETNQIETVQGTAQFQAANQVKINEELYEAKNIIIATGQRPRSLQIPGAKYAYTSNEFLSLAKMPKHVTVIGAGYIALELSNLARCAGAEVDVIQHNDHPLKAFPAELASDLVKNMQQTGVNFYFNEEIQAIRKVGASFEVATNTQTIQTNWILNATGRVPNVEKLNLEAAGIKSSPAGIEVNDHLETSCASVYAIGDCLAKKLPKLTPVAEFEGNYVASNILAPKPPIRYPSIPTVVFSSLKLAQVGFESLDPQNAYETKITDVTNWYNYRRVQEPGAKVMTVIDRSTGNLVAGAILSSSADDLINQFALLINHKISAEDVAKTIFAYPSISADLNYLY from the coding sequence ATGATGCAAAAAGTTGATACTTTAATAATTGGTAGTGGACCTGGTGCTTTAGCGGCTGCTTATAAGTTAGCGACAGAGCAGTCAGTTTTGGTTTGTGAAGATGATTTATGGGGCGGGACTTGCCCTAATCGTGGTTGTGACCCGAAGAAAATGCTTTATGCGGGGGCGGAAATCTATGCTCAGGCGCAACGATTTCAAAATAGTGGCCTGAAAGGTAATTTGGAAGTTGATTGGCCCGCGTTAATGGCTTTTAAAGAAACCTACACCAAAAATGTTCCAAGCCAAACTAAATCAGGACTTGAAACTAATCAGATCGAAACGGTGCAAGGAACAGCTCAATTTCAAGCTGCTAACCAAGTTAAAATCAATGAGGAATTATATGAAGCAAAAAATATAATTATTGCAACTGGCCAAAGGCCCCGCTCATTACAAATTCCCGGAGCCAAATACGCTTATACCAGTAATGAATTTCTTTCTTTAGCCAAGATGCCAAAACATGTAACCGTGATTGGAGCTGGCTACATTGCCCTTGAACTGAGTAACTTGGCGCGCTGTGCGGGAGCTGAGGTGGATGTAATTCAACATAATGATCATCCTTTAAAGGCTTTTCCTGCCGAGTTAGCGTCGGATTTAGTAAAAAATATGCAGCAAACAGGAGTCAATTTCTATTTTAATGAAGAAATTCAAGCGATTAGAAAAGTTGGCGCAAGTTTTGAAGTTGCAACGAATACGCAGACAATTCAAACTAATTGGATTTTAAACGCCACCGGTCGCGTGCCAAATGTCGAAAAATTAAATCTTGAGGCTGCTGGTATTAAATCTTCCCCTGCCGGAATTGAGGTTAACGATCACTTAGAAACAAGCTGCGCTAGTGTTTACGCAATCGGCGATTGTTTAGCTAAGAAATTGCCTAAATTAACACCAGTCGCTGAATTTGAAGGCAATTACGTTGCTAGTAATATTTTGGCGCCCAAGCCCCCAATTCGTTATCCTTCAATTCCAACGGTGGTCTTTTCTTCTTTGAAGTTAGCGCAAGTTGGATTTGAGAGTTTAGATCCTCAAAACGCATATGAAACTAAAATAACCGATGTGACAAATTGGTATAACTATCGGCGAGTTCAAGAACCAGGGGCGAAAGTTATGACCGTGATTGACCGCTCAACAGGAAATTTGGTTGCAGGGGCGATTTTATCAAGTTCTGCCGATGATTTGATCAATCAATTTGCACTTTTAATTAATCATAAAATTTCAGCAGAAGACGTGGCTAAGACGATCTTTGCGTATCCGAGCATCTCTGCTGACCTCAATTACCTTTATTAA
- a CDS encoding lactococcin 972 family bacteriocin produces the protein MTLNKVKKALLTAVALGAVIGPVTTVAAYQVEERPTYASVWWYGHNDKEGAYSAYYHQSQHHSATVRSRWFKEKYKKGFASPAQMAYANIWTLWGEPAAFWYDYY, from the coding sequence ATGACTTTAAATAAAGTTAAAAAAGCGCTTCTAACGGCAGTTGCCTTAGGAGCAGTTATTGGCCCAGTTACAACTGTGGCAGCTTATCAGGTTGAAGAGCGCCCCACTTATGCATCAGTATGGTGGTACGGTCATAATGATAAAGAGGGGGCCTACTCGGCTTACTACCATCAGAGTCAACACCACAGTGCCACTGTGAGAAGTAGATGGTTTAAAGAGAAATATAAAAAAGGTTTTGCTAGCCCAGCTCAGATGGCTTACGCCAATATTTGGACACTTTGGGGAGAACCAGCTGCTTTCTGGTATGATTACTACTGA
- a CDS encoding ABC transporter ATP-binding protein — translation MLKTENLTKKFSERTLFDHVNLEFDAGKAYALIGRSGSGKTTLLNILGHLDKPDEGDVLYEGKSIFKIKPQKFFRNDLGYLFQNFGLLDSQTISDNLDLGLVGKKLEPSEKKKKKLAALAQVNLDYLDLDQKIYEISGGEAQRVALAKVILKDPPLIMADEPTAALDPTNGDEVMKLLLSLKNDHRTIIVATHNSAIWQQADEIIDLATL, via the coding sequence ATGCTGAAAACAGAAAATCTTACTAAGAAGTTCTCCGAAAGAACGTTGTTTGACCATGTAAATCTAGAATTCGATGCGGGCAAGGCTTACGCTTTAATTGGTCGTAGTGGGAGCGGGAAGACGACGTTACTAAATATTCTCGGCCACCTTGATAAACCTGACGAAGGTGATGTTCTTTATGAAGGGAAGAGTATCTTTAAGATCAAACCTCAGAAATTTTTCCGTAATGATTTGGGATATTTGTTTCAAAATTTCGGCTTGCTTGATTCCCAAACGATTTCGGACAATCTGGATTTAGGTCTCGTCGGCAAGAAGCTTGAACCTAGCGAGAAGAAAAAGAAGAAGCTGGCAGCTTTAGCGCAAGTTAATCTGGACTATCTCGATCTCGACCAGAAAATTTATGAAATTTCCGGGGGTGAGGCGCAGCGGGTTGCGTTAGCTAAGGTCATCTTAAAAGATCCGCCTTTGATCATGGCTGATGAACCAACGGCAGCACTTGACCCGACTAATGGGGACGAAGTAATGAAGCTGTTGTTGTCATTAAAGAACGATCATCGAACGATTATTGTTGCCACGCACAATAGTGCCATTTGGCAGCAAGCAGATGAGATCATTGATCTTGCAACCCTGTAG
- a CDS encoding bacteriocin-associated integral membrane family protein, which yields MKKIFLVFSSAVVLLFLAFSLQQKKEHLNSVSYPSVDIINPDPKKEQVDRAKFERELNEFASVHHILIAKGVLVGSKTEADLYTYMTYGEGKIPQELKQANKSDAKASDVTSGYLIVRGNLDSQLLVNKFRELGYNAVSFEKISFLRSFIVLLNETAVLCVLIFLLTFSGLSLIYRIKDLRFAGIRLVAGESLLTVTLRPVIADFKTITLINGGMWLVGLLVLGFNHSLQFNFALLLAFGAILYAALLLFISLAFSIIYLFSLHNSKLMSLINGRLPLKRILGVMLLAQFIAIVTVGFTVKQFSTDYASYEEMNQAQNKWQAAKDRYLTTYSWAAGGVKKTEADKTDQLCYDFLNEAVNQQDALLCENRNTKNLPSFLRDKVDAAEYGPDGNAIYVTPNYLIKQNVEISSELKERLQHLKPGEFGLLFPEKLKGQEQELTQAFLKSWNSLFDESKYQGSSFEVVKGYLANNQKRFYYNSGLDSMTTTQFIKDPIIVVWTPTSTRSTPGSNMYWAATLSSRIAFKDYDSTIKLLKKYKLYKYMGLVESGLARYQRTSNELKTRLISLLIGSALSIVTSIFMFTLMNLLYFEEFRREIFIKRIAGLSFTEIHFNYLLAQLATLMVASIAGFWLTKDLAIITGTTVLFLGIGAVLTYRQFKHEDEIAATVMKGQ from the coding sequence ATGAAAAAAATATTTCTTGTTTTTTCCTCTGCAGTGGTCCTCCTCTTCTTGGCGTTTTCTTTGCAACAAAAGAAGGAACACTTAAATTCTGTCAGTTATCCTTCAGTGGATATTATCAATCCTGATCCTAAAAAAGAACAAGTCGATCGAGCTAAATTCGAACGAGAGCTTAACGAATTTGCCAGCGTTCATCACATTTTAATTGCTAAAGGTGTTCTTGTCGGGTCGAAAACCGAAGCAGATTTATATACTTATATGACCTACGGTGAAGGGAAGATACCCCAAGAACTCAAGCAAGCAAATAAATCAGATGCTAAAGCCAGTGATGTTACCAGTGGCTACTTAATTGTAAGGGGAAATCTTGATTCACAACTTCTGGTCAATAAATTTAGAGAACTTGGCTATAATGCCGTTTCTTTTGAAAAAATATCTTTTTTGCGAAGTTTTATTGTTCTGTTAAACGAAACTGCCGTCCTTTGCGTTTTGATCTTTTTGTTAACTTTTTCTGGATTGTCCTTAATTTACCGGATCAAAGACCTTCGCTTTGCGGGAATTCGCTTGGTTGCGGGAGAATCACTATTAACAGTGACCCTGCGCCCAGTGATTGCTGACTTCAAGACGATTACTTTAATTAATGGTGGCATGTGGCTAGTCGGACTGCTTGTTCTTGGGTTTAATCATAGTCTCCAATTTAATTTTGCCTTGCTTTTGGCGTTTGGGGCCATTCTCTATGCGGCGTTACTACTTTTCATTTCCCTAGCGTTCAGTATAATTTATTTATTTAGTCTTCATAACAGCAAATTAATGTCCTTAATTAACGGGCGCTTGCCGTTGAAGCGGATCCTAGGGGTTATGTTGTTAGCTCAATTTATAGCGATTGTGACCGTGGGATTCACGGTAAAACAATTTAGTACCGATTATGCATCCTACGAGGAAATGAATCAAGCCCAAAATAAATGGCAGGCGGCAAAAGATCGCTATCTCACGACCTATTCTTGGGCTGCGGGCGGAGTTAAAAAGACAGAGGCTGATAAAACGGATCAACTTTGTTACGATTTCTTAAACGAAGCGGTTAACCAGCAGGATGCCTTATTGTGTGAGAATCGTAATACCAAAAATCTTCCTTCTTTTCTAAGGGACAAGGTCGACGCAGCTGAATATGGTCCTGACGGGAATGCGATTTATGTGACACCCAACTATTTAATTAAACAAAATGTTGAAATTAGTTCAGAATTAAAAGAGCGTCTTCAACATCTAAAGCCAGGGGAGTTCGGGTTACTTTTTCCAGAAAAGTTGAAGGGACAAGAACAAGAATTAACTCAGGCATTCCTTAAATCTTGGAACAGTTTATTTGATGAATCAAAGTATCAAGGAAGTTCTTTTGAAGTTGTAAAAGGCTATTTAGCTAATAACCAGAAACGTTTTTACTATAATTCTGGCTTAGATTCAATGACGACCACACAGTTTATTAAAGATCCCATTATTGTTGTTTGGACTCCAACGTCTACACGTAGTACCCCAGGATCTAATATGTACTGGGCAGCGACCCTTAGTAGCAGAATTGCCTTTAAGGACTACGATTCAACTATTAAATTACTTAAAAAGTACAAATTATATAAGTACATGGGATTAGTGGAGAGCGGATTAGCTAGATATCAGCGGACCAGTAATGAGCTAAAAACTCGTTTAATTTCTTTACTAATTGGTTCAGCTTTAAGTATCGTAACTTCAATTTTCATGTTTACGTTAATGAATCTTCTATACTTTGAAGAATTCCGGCGGGAAATTTTTATTAAGCGAATTGCGGGGCTTAGTTTTACTGAGATTCACTTCAATTATCTGCTTGCTCAACTGGCGACTCTTATGGTTGCCTCGATTGCCGGATTCTGGCTGACAAAAGACTTGGCAATAATTACCGGGACAACAGTTCTGTTCCTTGGAATTGGCGCAGTTCTAACTTATCGTCAGTTCAAGCATGAAGATGAAATTGCCGCGACTGTAATGAAAGGACAATAA
- a CDS encoding LytTR family DNA-binding domain-containing protein, with protein MDINVFIFARSAGLISMLKEAIDDLRSSITIVQATHSPRKILDNINPNETNIYFVEVGLPVQNHTGIKLAREIQAKDLNGRLILLASQLESVIRAISHKLQFTNIIDKVKELHEIKFRLKSILKDFLIKPQILIDGKSVCCDDLICLEVHDHELRAVTKFETFKVRGSLASYEKRLPDYFFRCNRYLVVNLKEVKVGSGGYVLSNKVKIHCARSKLKELEDNLLILSNR; from the coding sequence ATGGACATAAACGTTTTTATTTTTGCTAGAAGCGCTGGACTGATAAGTATGCTTAAAGAAGCGATCGACGATCTTCGTAGCTCTATTACAATTGTTCAAGCGACGCATTCGCCTCGAAAAATATTGGACAATATTAATCCGAACGAGACTAATATTTATTTTGTGGAGGTTGGATTACCGGTTCAAAATCATACAGGAATTAAACTTGCACGAGAAATTCAAGCTAAAGATTTGAATGGTCGTTTAATTTTGCTTGCTTCCCAGCTTGAATCAGTGATTCGAGCCATTTCACACAAACTTCAATTCACTAATATAATCGATAAAGTTAAAGAATTGCATGAAATAAAATTTCGCTTGAAGTCGATTTTGAAAGATTTTCTGATTAAACCTCAGATCTTAATTGATGGTAAATCTGTTTGTTGTGATGATTTGATTTGTCTGGAAGTCCATGATCATGAACTCAGAGCAGTGACCAAGTTTGAAACTTTCAAAGTGCGCGGAAGTCTGGCTAGTTATGAGAAACGTTTACCTGATTATTTCTTTCGCTGCAATCGTTATCTCGTTGTTAATTTGAAAGAAGTTAAGGTGGGTTCAGGTGGTTATGTCTTATCAAACAAAGTTAAGATCCATTGTGCACGCAGTAAACTCAAAGAATTAGAAGATAATTTACTTATTTTAAGTAACCGTTAA
- the trxA gene encoding thioredoxin, whose protein sequence is MVTEITDANFNDETNSGVVLTDFWATWCGPCRMQSPVIDDLASERDDVKFTKMDIDQNPETPKEFGIQAIPTLLIKKDGEIKERIVGFHPKEQLAEILDKYTK, encoded by the coding sequence ATGGTTACTGAAATAACAGATGCAAATTTTAATGATGAAACGAACAGTGGGGTAGTATTAACTGACTTTTGGGCAACTTGGTGTGGACCTTGCCGGATGCAATCGCCAGTGATTGATGATTTGGCATCGGAACGTGATGATGTTAAATTCACGAAGATGGACATTGATCAAAATCCTGAAACTCCGAAGGAATTTGGGATTCAAGCAATTCCGACCTTGTTAATCAAGAAGGACGGGGAAATCAAAGAACGGATCGTGGGTTTCCATCCGAAAGAACAATTAGCTGAGATTTTAGATAAATATACGAAATGA